DNA sequence from the Vanrija pseudolonga chromosome 7, complete sequence genome:
CAAACTCCTCACAGAACACGGGCTTGCCAATCTTCTTCATGTTGTCGACGTGCGCCTTGATACACTCGAGCCCCCACTCCTTGGTCGGCTGGAACCACTCGTACAGGTGGAACGTGCCGATGTCGACTGTCGGAATACGCAGGTTGGCATCAAAGTCCATCTGGACCTTGCCGTCGTACGTGTGGCGCGTGTTCCCGGGCCAGTTGTAGTATCCCGAGTCGCCGATCGAGACCAGGTGCCACGGGTCGAGCGACTTGATGTACTTGCTCCGGTCGGCGATCCACTTGGTCATCATCGCTGCGGTGAAGCCGGGTCTAGCACGGCGCCCGTCAATCGACGTAATGTCTCCCTGCTGCTCGTTCATGAGCTCCCACGCAAACACCTCCGGCGAGGCCTTGTACCGCGCGACCACGGCCGCAATGTACTGCTCGTACACCTTGATCACGGCCGCGTTGGTGAAGAAGTCGGAGTGGTAgttgcccgccgcgccgatgaCGTTGCGGACGTACGTGTTGGCCGATCCCGCTGCGATCTGTCAGCGTTgtccgctcgctcacacccacactGCGCGCCCCAGTTGTCTGCCAGCACGAGGATAAGCTTCATGTTGTACTGCTTGGCCATGGCGAGCATCTTGTCGATGCGCCCGAGGCCGTTCTCGCCATAGTTGACGCTGAGCTTCGCGCCGTTCCAGTTATGGTacaccgccggcgacgggccgGCTGTCGCGTCGATGCCGTACACGAACACGCGTGCAACGCGCACCCCGAGCTCCTTGTACCTGTCAAACGTCTTCCTCCAcacgtcgtcggtcgtcgcgcgcgaaGTAAGCCAGTACTGCTGCGCGCCAGCAAAGTAGTACGGCGTGTTGTCGACGTAGATGGTCGCGCCGTTGCGCCTCGCAAACCCGGCCGGCGGGATCGCCGGCGTGGACCTCGAGTCCggcagggcggcgggcgaggccagcgccgaggtgagGGCGAGGTACAGCACTGAGAGGAGGTACGCTGCGAGCATTGTGCGGGCGGGTGTGCGGGTGCCCAAGTTCctgccctccccgccgcaTTTTATACCTCGCTGTATGTCCTGTGCTCAGACATGGCAGCTACGTGCACCATGCTCGGACACGGTCATCTCGAGTTGGCTTTAGACGCACCCCGCCCAACTGTGCGTTTCACTCCCGCACGACAAGGTTGTTTGAAGCGGGGTAGAACGCGGTCTCCTGCCCGCTCTGCTGTAGATACGCGACGTGATCGGACGCGGACAGGGAAGGAATCCGCAGTATGTAACCAGTATCGGGGCCTCCGCATTCCGCTGCTAAAGTTGACGCGTTGGCTTGGCATGGCGAGGGGAAATTACATGACGCACGTCGCAGATGCCCGTGGCATCGGGGTCTGCCGAGTGAGTAGAGGGGTCATCAGGTCATCAGCGTTTCGGTTTCGGGGGGCATTCGGGGGGTTGTGTCAACCTACTTCTATAGGTGTAGGTTCAACAGTGTCCGTTGGACTGCGCGGGGTTCTGGAGACCGCGTAGTGTTAATGAGGGAGACGGAGCCGCCCCGAAAGGCTTGACATCGCCGTCCCAAGGCTCGGGAGCTCACATCGGCCATGCTCGTCGCAGACTTCAGAGAGGCCTTCCGGTCGCAGCAACACCGACCGGTTGTGTGCTGTACTGGGCTCAAGCGGTCTTGTCTTCATACGCGTTCTTCTACTTCAAACTATACTGATACTCGTGAACTCCCGATCTCGTGACGTAACTAACTCCTCTGTCCTCGTGTAGCGATACCTTGAAGGACTCTCTCATTGCGATATCCATTCAATGGTCTGTGCGTGTCAGCCGCCGCACTCTTCTCAATTCCGGGCGGATGTGCACTCACTCTGATGCCCAGGTGCAGGCACCGTCATTATCTCTGACGTGCCAGTCAGCACTTTCCCCGCCAAAACAGC
Encoded proteins:
- the manF gene encoding putative mannan endo-1,4-beta-mannosidase F — protein: MLAAYLLSVLYLALTSALASPAALPDSRSTPAIPPAGFARRNGATIYVDNTPYYFAGAQQYWLTSRATTDDVWRKTFDRYKELGVRVARVFVYGIDATAGPSPAVYHNWNGAKLSVNYGENGLGRIDKMLAMAKQYNMKLILVLADNWGAQSGSANTYVRNVIGAAGNYHSDFFTNAAVIKVYEQYIAAVVARYKASPEVFAWELMNEQQGDITSIDGRRARPGFTAAMMTKWIADRSKYIKSLDPWHLVSIGDSGYYNWPGNTRHTYDGKVQMDFDANLRIPTVDIGTFHLYEWFQPTKEWGLECIKAHVDNMKKIGKPVFCEEFGAAGGNNQTAIYPTWVKTMLDGGLAGIMPWQVSGVGIYKSASQKTFDDLDIYPEKTVVWSTLKNMAAVLNARK